Sequence from the Mesorhizobium sp. PAMC28654 genome:
CATTCGCCCCTGGTCATCGCCGAGCAGTTCGGCACGCTGGCTGCTCTTTATCCCGGCCGTATCGATCTCGGCATCGGCCGCGCGCCCGGCACCGACATGGGCACCGCACGCGCACTGCGCCGCAATCTCGAGGCCGGCGTCGACAATTTCCCGCAGGATGTCATCGAGCTGATGGGCTATTTCCAGCCGGCCGAAGAGGGCCAGCGCATCCGCGCCGTGCCCGGCGAGGGCCAGAACGTGCCGGTCTGGATTCTCGGCTCCAGCCTCTATGGCGCGCAGCTCGCCGCCATGCTCGGCCTGCCCTACGCTTTTGCATCGCATTTCGCGCCGGCCGAGCTCGACCAGGCGCTCGACATCTACCGCTCGCGTTTCCAGCCGTCGGAACAGCTCGACAAGCCTTATGTCATGCTCGGCCTCAACGTCTTTGCCGCCGCCACCGACGCCGAGGCGCGGTTGCTGTTCACCTCGCTGCAGCAGGCCTTCGTCAATCTGCGCACCGGCCGCCCCGGCAGGCTGCCGCCCCCCGTCGAGGGTTATGAACGCGATCTCGACCCGATGGCCAAGAGCATGCTTGGGCAGGCGCTGTCCTGCGCCGTGGTCGGCTCCCCGGAAACGGTAAGACAAGGCATCGACGCCTTCGTGCGGCGCACCGGCGCCGACGAGCTGATGGTCACCGCGCAGATCTTCGACCATGCCGCACGCTTGCAGTCCTTCGAGATCCTGGCCGACGCCCACAAATCCCTGGCGGAAGCCGCCTAACTATCTGTTTTCCTGCAATTCCGGGCGCGGAGCCGTTCCCACTTTTTGCCGGAATTGCTTCAGGACACTTTTGCCGACGGCATCCTTTTGCTAAGGGCGGAACATCTCCCTCAAGATCGAGTCCCGCCTGTGAAAAATGACCATGACGCGCGAATGCAATTCGCCATCGAATTGGCGCGGCGCGCGGGCGAACTCGGGCTGAAATATTTCCGCGACCTCGACAGCTTGATCATCGAGAGCAAGGGCCACCAGGATCTGGTCTCG
This genomic interval carries:
- a CDS encoding LLM class flavin-dependent oxidoreductase, whose amino-acid sequence is MAALSVLDLSPIVEGSDASRSLANSLDLARHAERLGYKRYWLAEHHNMPGIASAATAVVIGHVAGGTKTIRVGAGGIMLPNHSPLVIAEQFGTLAALYPGRIDLGIGRAPGTDMGTARALRRNLEAGVDNFPQDVIELMGYFQPAEEGQRIRAVPGEGQNVPVWILGSSLYGAQLAAMLGLPYAFASHFAPAELDQALDIYRSRFQPSEQLDKPYVMLGLNVFAAATDAEARLLFTSLQQAFVNLRTGRPGRLPPPVEGYERDLDPMAKSMLGQALSCAVVGSPETVRQGIDAFVRRTGADELMVTAQIFDHAARLQSFEILADAHKSLAEAA